GCTGTCCCGTCCCGTCTTGTTCTGTGAGTGTGATGTGTCCAGTGTAGTTGCAATATCTTCCCTTTCTGTGCCTGTCTGTCAGGCTTTCAACAACATCATCCGTCCCAACATGTCATGCCATTTTGTGATGAATGAGCAGAAacttaaaagattaaaaatgaaAGACCTCATATCTGCTGCTGACATGCTATGGTCTgaataagtgtgtgtgcgtttgtgtgtgtgtgtgtgtgtgtgtgtgtgtgtatatgtacgtATGGCTGTGTATATctgtacttgtgtgtgttggaCCGTGGCAGTGGTGTCTTCATTTCCATGGGTCATTGTCTTCGGTCATTGTTTTCTGCCAACTGTATTCTCTCAATTAACTGTACAAAAACAACCTCcatttgttaaaagaaaaatcaaaacatgacaatGCATCACCACTTCCAGCTGTGTGTTATGAACTAACTTAAGTATCCAGTGTATTGTAGGGTCTGTGAATCAGTGTTAACAATATTTGGAGGGGATTATGATCAGTATTTCCACCTTAAGAGTAGGAGAGAAACTTAAGACTGAATTGTGCAAAGAGCAGGAGTTGGGTTGGGTTGTGGGGAGGGGAAAGAGACTTGATGCCATGTCAGAAAAGAAGCAATAAATGACCAGATAAAGATGGATGCAATGTGTTGTTATGACTCTTTATTTACATTGGCTCATTCATACTTAATTCATGAGGCATAACTCTAGATGTGCACAAAAACGATTCTGTTTCAATCACATTAAATATGTTCCACCTGTATAAAAACTAGTCAAATATACACAGACAACTGGATGTGTAAACAATCAGCTAGAATAATTGTGAGCTATAAGCACTCTCCAGGAAATATGTGTTCTATAATTTACAACACTTGACATTGTTTACATTGCAGTCACTAATCCAAGTAACCAATATTTGAAGATTCCTGACACACATTTCAGTGTTTTCTGTAGGTTGAGAATTTATTTGTGATGGGAAGCCCTGACATCCCATAACACTCATGAGTTTTTTAGGAAAGTCATTTTTCCAATTTATATAATTGCACATTTAAATGGACCTTTGTTGTTGATTATGGCTGGGAGAAAATATCTTTGGGTGGGCTGTATATGGGCTGTATATCTATATCCCAAAAATAGAAGGGAGCTCAAGAGGAATCAGACGTGTGAATACAGACTATAAATACACTCATGTTGTGTTTAAAAGCTGCTGCTCATTTTCAATGTAATACCTATTACACTATTATCTGCAATGAGTGAGAACCCCTCCCAGAGGGAATGGTCCGACCATATCAATGacaaatgtttacatttgacTGATTTGTCGTGGAAAACGTGCATTGGTTCAGGAATATAGAATGACAGACAAACTGTTGACAACAACACCTCTCACATATGAGTTCCCCCTGAACCTTttactctctctctactctctcacACAGGCTATAAATACAGACTCCTATTAGTCCAGTGTTACATTCTCCCACTCAACCCCCGCcccttctctgtgtctctcacacacacaccacagagcaAGAGAGCTGCAATGACGTATTGCTGGCTGTCTCATTAGAAGATATCATAAAAAGCCTGTTGCCACAGAAACGGCTCCCTGTATTTCCATGGCAACCAGCCACCATGTCAAGGTGCTGCATTCTCCACTACTGAAGGGGGAGGAGACAATGACGAGCAGTAGTGAGCAATAGAAAAGCCAGCAGTctaagaggaggaggaagatggtGAGAGTTGGAACAGTCCGACCCCTGCTGGTTACATCCGAGTGCTGCAGGACACATCCTGGAAAAAATTGGGAGATTCAGGGCTGAGGGTAGGAACATTTCAGAATATATTACAGCAATGACAAGTGATAAGTGAAGCTGAGAGAGCTCCGAACTGTAATTTATATTCAGAGTGATGAACTCACAAGTACGAAGTCAGTCTGCCCCAGTTTTTTGAGACTATGAAGCACTGCATCATGAATTGTGACAAAAAGCCTGCTCTTTGGGATGGACTCTGAAAAGAAACCTGCCGTTTCCAGCTGCTCCACGACACATGCTAATATTTGACCACACAGGAAAACATGCATGACAATGAGTGGTCTTATAAATGCATGAGACAGAAAGCATTTTGTGATTATAGAAATAAATATTTATGTTTGACTGATGTGTCCCACAACAACGTGGCTGCACTGAGGCTGAGAACTTGACGCATTCATTATCTAAAGCTTCAGTGCCTTGACTCCGCATTAAGGACACTACGTTTGTCTTTGTTTCGCCTGGTGTGCCACTCACCTTGGCAGCTTGCTAGATAGATGTCCACATCAATCTTTCCAAAGTCCCTGAATATCTGGTAGAAAAAGACAAATATCActttatgtctgtttttgtcttcattcttttaaaaatgtagaTGGACACTTCGTTATTCACTTATTTAAACAACTGATTGTTCAACTGATCAATAATGTTAATGAACACAGATCCTGGCAGACACATACATTTTTCAAGGTCTTCACAGTGACTGTGTCCACAAAGCTGGTTGTCGCAATGTCCAAGATGATGCTGTGCGTACTCGATCCGCAGGCCTTTCCCTTTTTCTCACCACCCGGTTTCGATACCTGGGTGATGCTGTCAAAAATGTGGCTACCCGTGTCTGAATCTGAGTCTGACATGGTTGTGTCATTTTGGTAAGCCCTGTTCACTTGGCCTTTACTATGGCCACGTGTAGAGGTTTCTGTCAGGCTTAAGGCTACAACATTCCCCTGGCTCTGTCCCTTCACTCCTGCAGAGACTTTCCTCTCGTTCACCTCTGAGAATGTGCCATTGGACAGGTGGCTGACTGCTTTTCTCTGCCAAAAAGTTCATAAAAATGGGAATAACTATTAGTGATTTATCAGTTCAAATCCATAATTTGTGTAACTTCAGGTATCTCTAATGTGTCATTTAGGATATCATACTTGTTTCTTCGCCTCCATTTTAgcttcctttttctctttttcttgttTACGCTTCAGCTTTGCGTCTCGTTTTTTCATTGCAGTCAGCAGCTTCCCAATTTCAAGTCCACTCTGCACAAAAAGCCAAGCATTACattaaagagagaagagggaaagTTAGACGAGTGAGAGTGATAATGGAAGCATTAAGGGTGCTGTAGACAGCGGACAGTGATTACATCTTGTAATCAACGCAAACACACCTTCTCTTGCAGGGCCTCCAAGTACATCTCAGCATTTGCGTAGTAAATAGTTGTAGATGAACGGAAGATTTTAATTCCTGGAATCTCTTTAGCCTGTAGGGACACATCATGAAGCAGAAGGGTTCAGAAACGTCTATCctgttctgtttttatttgcacTATGTACCTCCCTCAGGTATTGTGTAACTAAATGGAGTTATTCTACTACCTAATGACTGAAGGTTGGGCTAACTCTGAATattttatatatctatatatatagaatatttTCTTATTTACCCTTTACCCCTAATTGTATCTTATAACACGGATAGTTTTGCTTTTGTGTGAACAATTTTTAAGATTTTGGATTTGATGCTATATGGAAATAGTATTACAATTAATCCTGAGGtggacatgaatgtctgtgcCAGATTTCATAGCAATGTCTCTGCCAAATTTCATAGTTGGCAATAGTTTtcaataaacacatttcaaaatccCAAATGCAACCTCAcagtggtgctagaggaaaagttagGTGATCATCatgtcattaggattcatcctctgcgAATGATGTATGTCTGTACAACATTTTTCCAATCCATTTGGTCAATGTTGGCATCTGTCAGTATACGTGAAAACTTTtacctgctggtggcgctacaggaaaagtcagggggtcaccaaagtcattaggctACCATTAATATTtgcaccaaatttcatggcaatccattgaATATGTGTTAATATATTTAAAGCTGGACTTTAAGTGCTGGAACAACAGTGCCATACTTAGCCAGGCTGCCTGCAGTTCAACAGCAATATGGAATTATTTCCAATGAACGCTGCTGACAGTGAATTGTACATTACTGAACAACCTAGACTCTGAATTATTCAATCCAAAGCATGGTTAAATACTACAAGTGGTAACTGAGAAAATATCTTCTCATGATtttggtgaactgaccctttaatttTCTGTGGATGAATATATTACTGAGCATCTTTAATTTCTCACTAAAAGACTCTTACCTCCTTGTAGGTGTCTGTGTCCAGATACAGGGCAGTGCCTGTCACATGGCCCAAGATAGAGTAGCGGGGTCTGAAAGGTATTTAAATGACATCGTTATTGCAGCTCTGTGAAAATCTCATCAAAATATATCAGTGTTTAAATCAACAATTAATAATTAGCGGCATGTAGTTACACTTGTGTCCTAAAGATGACAGTGAGCATGGAAAAGCCAATGGCGACAGCCAGACCCAGGTCCAGGTTGAGCAGGAGTGTGCTTGTGAACGTTACCAGCCACACCAGCTAGAGGGCAGCATGAACACTGACAGTTAGCAGGGTCAAAGTGCTATAAGGTTCGTACAACATATAACTGAGCAAAATGAGTCTTATAGAGACTAAAGTCGTACCAGATCAACCTTGTTGGTCTTCCACAGCATAGGCACGTCCATGAACTGCATAAACATTCCTTTCAAATTAACAAACACTATTGTGGATAAGACAGCCTGaggaacacaaacacagatgtaTTGGCATATACCCACAACCTTATTGATTGTTAAAAATTGTGTGGAGAAAGATACGCAGCATTAGAGTGTAACCTTGGGGAGGTCTGAAAAGAGAGAACCTATTTTCAAAACTGTGATGAGCACGATGATGGACGAAATCACCCCCGCAACCtgacaaaacataaacacacacacaaacacaaacttaTTATACAATAAATGGTCTTGtggtcaacataagacatgttatTCGAGGTATTTGTgctgtgtgtgcacatatgtCCATTGGGGGGGGATCAATACAGCATAGAATCGTGATATTTTCCGTGACAATACAGTATCGATACATacgccaagtatcaatctttaattatataaattgcacatgacAATAACTTTTTGGTAGTAGAATACCAAAATCAATTGCtttttcagtccactagatggtgcagttggaaaaagttggaaaaaaggtaataaattgcaaaatCTCGCAGAATATTgctatatgtttaaaatcgcaataatattgtgTCATGAAATAAGTATTGTGATAATATTGTATTGTGGGaactctggtgattcccacccctaatgtccatgtgtgtgtttaggccTACTTGTGTCTTGCCCCCTGTGCTCTCCTGGACAAGGCTGCGAGACAAGGAGGAAGTCACAGAGTAACACTGAAAAAAACTGCCAACAGTGTTACAAAGACCCAAGGCAACCAGCTCCTGGATAAAAGAGAAACAGCAAACAGACACAAGGTTTTAGTTTAAAGTAAAAACatgctagcctagaaatctagacgcaccctagcagcagcaaatttaatttgcagccaggggggtctaggcactctgttggcttgcgagctggaaaaaccaaactctagtcaggccaatcacatcgtgtatagagtccatgggcgggcttatggctgctgctgctgggaacagcggtcttctggaagacttggagttaagcttttctttgagaaaagaacaaagaacggcaccaaagtcattcttaaaaaaggaagatgtgttcggagttttgccaaaCGGATAGGGCAAAagtttaaagcccatgttgcaggttaaccaccactgttgattcaTAGGTACATAACGCACTCAACATatttatatcattgttaaaaatgtctccaaatagtgttaagGCCAGTTTTTGGTATTAGTGGgtttttttaacgcaattcggtgatgacgtcacgttggggagacgtgcctcagcctagtaccagaactatggtgactgactgggatgaggaagaggtgtttttattgtcagtgaatagcaccgagtgaaagtcagtgttttctttatatctagtgacagtgatcatgtcgttagttcagataagtaccgATAAACTTATCTatatctagaaatagaaggcatcatgctagctatgggctaacttgccagtcccacctgtgaaatcccccaacgttgtaaacacattttcgattagatatctcacgttttgatggtagcctactagctccagtaacaacatatttgcctagtgtttatttattacttggacggggatgctgcttggcttttcacaagtttagacagctagctaacgctacgccgacgttttgctaacgttagcgcaacagcgttagcctagacggctaggtaaatattacgactgccttcggagtttcctatatctgcgtccatgttgtcaacataagacatgtggcgttagtgctccttttgtaccatacttgtattgaatgaaatgttaagcttcgctcctacgagatgggtgggtttttgttacgttacacacaaagctaactggctatagttagcctgtacatatgctagcggaattagctaacgttgcgtagccagccagctaCTTTGGCAGTAGTTTCAGCgcgctaaccacgacagctaacacatccacaaatgtctctatt
The genomic region above belongs to Sander lucioperca isolate FBNREF2018 chromosome 12, SLUC_FBN_1.2, whole genome shotgun sequence and contains:
- the si:ch211-117c9.2 gene encoding solute carrier family 26 member 6; the encoded protein is MDIEERDCSGGGYFVQRKVLDELCLDEVAQKRTWSTKPTLSERVKESLRCSVPRLKRTALSWVPVLSWLPYYSIRENAIGDLISGCSVGIMHLPQGMAYALLASLRPVFGLYTSLYPVLVYFIFGTSRHISVGTFAVISIMIGSVTERLAPDSNFIVNGTNQTGSVDLDARDAYRVQIACSLTVLAGIFQILLGVVRFGFVVTYLSEPLVRGYTTGSACHVCVSQLKYLFGVTPARFTGPFSLIYTLVDVCRLLPETKVPELLVSLVALFVLIVVKEINACYRQKLPMPIPIEIVVIIAATIITHFCGLTSKYSIDVVGEIPSGLKAPQAPNATFFSEVIGDAFAVAIVSYAINISLGKTFALKHGYKVDSNQELVALGLCNTVGSFFQCYSVTSSLSRSLVQESTGGKTQVAGVISSIIVLITVLKIGSLFSDLPKAVLSTIVFVNLKGMFMQFMDVPMLWKTNKVDLLVWLVTFTSTLLLNLDLGLAVAIGFSMLTVIFRTQVPRYSILGHVTGTALYLDTDTYKEAKEIPGIKIFRSSTTIYYANAEMYLEALQEKSGLEIGKLLTAMKKRDAKLKRKQEKEKKEAKMEAKKQRKAVSHLSNGTFSEVNERKVSAGVKGQSQGNVVALSLTETSTRGHSKGQVNRAYQNDTTMSDSDSDTGSHIFDSITQVSKPGGEKKGKACGSSTHSIILDIATTSFVDTVTVKTLKNIFRDFGKIDVDIYLASCQACVVEQLETAGFFSESIPKSRLFVTIHDAVLHSLKKLGQTDFVLDVSCSTRM